A single genomic interval of Asinibacterium sp. OR53 harbors:
- a CDS encoding saccharopine dehydrogenase family protein, which yields MNPARHILLLGAGKSATVLIDYLKEQVSDRNWQLTVADHDLALASGKVGMHANARAVQLDILDLTRRHELISEADAVISMLPPALHLLVAKDCLVLGKHLLTASYIDPELKTFEEDIRNKGLLFLCEMGLDPGIDHMSAMQLVHEISNAGGFIRSFKSHCGGLVAPESDNNPWHYKISWNPRNVVLSGKAGAIWREGGATKERTYPNMFSNCEEVNIDGLGKLAWYPNRDSLGYIDTYGLNNVDTFLRTTLRYPDFCNGWNWIVRLKLTDETIVYPTDRITIKTFLQQHLQHHQLNFSIATLNDPVVQEQFRFLGFDSDETLDRGNCTAADIMQYLLEKKLALQPRDKDMIVMLHEIEYELKGKTHSIKSSLVVKGENSLHTAMAKTVGLPLGMATILLLEGKIPERGLHIPIAPAIYQPVLTELAKRGISFSASS from the coding sequence ATGAATCCAGCCAGGCATATCCTGTTATTAGGCGCCGGGAAATCGGCCACCGTGCTCATCGATTACCTGAAAGAACAGGTATCGGATCGGAATTGGCAACTTACCGTAGCCGATCATGACCTTGCATTGGCTTCCGGCAAAGTAGGCATGCACGCGAATGCCCGGGCTGTTCAGCTTGATATCCTAGATCTTACACGGCGCCATGAACTGATCAGTGAGGCCGATGCAGTGATCTCTATGCTGCCTCCTGCCCTGCACTTGCTGGTGGCAAAGGATTGTCTTGTATTGGGCAAACACTTGCTCACTGCGTCTTATATCGATCCGGAGTTGAAAACATTTGAAGAGGATATCCGCAATAAAGGATTATTGTTTCTATGTGAAATGGGACTCGATCCCGGCATCGATCACATGAGCGCCATGCAACTGGTCCACGAGATCAGTAATGCCGGTGGTTTTATCAGAAGTTTCAAATCACATTGCGGCGGACTGGTAGCGCCAGAGAGTGACAACAATCCCTGGCATTATAAGATCAGTTGGAACCCGCGCAATGTTGTATTGTCGGGCAAAGCCGGCGCGATATGGCGTGAAGGAGGTGCCACCAAAGAACGGACTTACCCCAACATGTTCAGCAACTGCGAAGAAGTTAACATAGATGGTCTGGGTAAATTAGCCTGGTACCCGAACCGCGATTCGCTGGGTTATATTGATACGTATGGATTAAACAATGTGGATACATTTCTGCGCACTACTTTACGCTACCCCGATTTTTGTAACGGATGGAATTGGATCGTGCGATTGAAACTGACAGATGAAACCATTGTGTACCCAACCGATCGTATAACAATTAAAACATTCCTGCAACAACACTTGCAACATCACCAGCTTAATTTTTCCATAGCAACGTTGAACGACCCGGTGGTGCAGGAACAATTCCGTTTCCTCGGCTTCGATTCCGATGAAACGCTGGATCGCGGCAATTGTACGGCTGCCGATATCATGCAATATTTACTGGAAAAAAAGCTGGCATTGCAACCGCGGGACAAAGACATGATCGTGATGTTACATGAAATTGAGTATGAACTGAAAGGCAAAACCCATTCTATTAAAAGTTCCCTGGTAGTAAAAGGTGAGAACAGCTTACATACCGCCATGGCTAAAACTGTAGGATTACCCCTGGGTATGGCAACCATTTTGTTGCTGGAAGGTAAGATACCAGAGAGAGGATTGCATATTCCCATCGCTCCTGCTATTTACCAGCCGGTACTGACAGAACTGGCCAAGCGGGGAATCAGTTTCAGTGCTTCTTCTTGA
- the rnr gene encoding ribonuclease R, producing the protein MKKKSKQKQRTKTVSVQQIKGRLEVTRSGMGYVIVENGSGDVLVRPGDFNTALNGDVVRVKVVKENTRTGKKEGRILEVVERKQTEFIGHLQLSTNYAFFIPDTDKPMPDLFIPLTAINGAQNKDRVVVRLVKWDKEDKKPVGEVVSIMHPEDENDAAMKELLAQAGFPLFFPEDVLEESERLPEQLAQTEIAKRKDCRDVLTFTIDPVDAKDFDDALSIRQLKNGNYEIGVHIADVSHYVHPDTELDAEAYKRATSVYLPDRVNPMLPERISNELCSLRPHEDKFTFSAIFQMTTKGEIKQYWLGKTVIHSDHRFTYEDVQEIIENKKGLYLEEILLLNDMAQRLRKKRFSKGAINFSSQEVRFKLDEKGKPIGIVVKESKEAHQLIEEFMLLANRTVAENVSKLEVNKKPIPFPYRVHDQPDEEKLRPFMDFARKYGHKFNISSPETIAKSFNEMLHDVQGKPEQHVLEQLGIRTMAKAVYTTENIGHYGLAFEHYCHFTSPIRRYPDVLVHRVLESVLQQKPIIDKKMEEKCKHSSERERAAMECERAGNKYKQVEYMRNYLGETFEGVVSGVAGFGFWVETIEHKCEGLVSLVSLSDYDDFRLVESDYSLVGRRSGRQFRMGDKVWIKVIAANLEKRQLDYEWVIDGGDEKLKIKKSKVKKKH; encoded by the coding sequence ATGAAGAAGAAATCAAAACAGAAGCAAAGAACAAAGACCGTATCGGTTCAACAGATCAAAGGACGACTGGAAGTAACGAGGTCTGGTATGGGTTATGTGATAGTAGAAAATGGCAGCGGGGATGTATTAGTGCGACCCGGTGACTTTAATACAGCCCTGAATGGAGATGTAGTAAGGGTAAAAGTTGTAAAAGAGAACACCCGCACCGGCAAAAAAGAAGGACGGATACTGGAAGTAGTAGAGCGCAAACAAACAGAGTTCATCGGGCACCTGCAACTCTCTACCAATTATGCTTTTTTTATTCCCGATACCGACAAGCCCATGCCGGATCTCTTCATACCTCTCACAGCAATCAACGGAGCCCAAAACAAAGACAGGGTAGTGGTGCGATTGGTGAAATGGGATAAGGAAGACAAAAAGCCGGTGGGTGAAGTGGTAAGTATCATGCATCCGGAAGATGAGAATGATGCCGCCATGAAAGAATTGCTGGCGCAGGCGGGCTTCCCCTTGTTTTTTCCGGAAGATGTATTGGAAGAATCGGAACGATTGCCCGAACAACTGGCACAGACAGAGATAGCTAAAAGAAAAGATTGTCGCGATGTGCTCACGTTCACCATCGACCCGGTGGATGCCAAGGATTTCGACGATGCCCTGTCGATACGCCAACTCAAAAACGGGAATTATGAAATAGGCGTTCATATTGCCGATGTGAGTCATTATGTACACCCCGATACCGAACTCGATGCGGAAGCATACAAGCGCGCTACTTCCGTTTACCTGCCCGATCGTGTGAATCCGATGTTGCCGGAGCGTATCTCGAATGAATTGTGTTCGTTGCGTCCGCATGAGGACAAATTCACTTTCTCTGCCATTTTTCAGATGACTACAAAAGGAGAAATCAAACAATACTGGCTGGGTAAAACAGTGATCCATTCCGATCATCGCTTTACTTACGAAGACGTGCAGGAGATCATTGAAAATAAAAAAGGGTTGTACCTGGAAGAGATATTATTGCTGAATGATATGGCCCAGCGCCTCCGGAAGAAAAGATTCAGCAAAGGCGCCATCAATTTTTCTTCGCAGGAAGTGCGGTTCAAGCTCGATGAAAAAGGCAAGCCAATTGGTATTGTGGTGAAAGAAAGCAAGGAAGCGCACCAGTTGATAGAAGAGTTCATGCTCCTGGCCAACAGAACGGTGGCGGAAAATGTTTCCAAGCTGGAAGTGAACAAAAAGCCTATTCCTTTCCCTTACCGTGTGCACGACCAGCCCGATGAAGAGAAGCTGCGGCCCTTTATGGACTTCGCAAGAAAATACGGACATAAGTTCAATATCAGTTCACCCGAAACCATTGCCAAAAGCTTCAATGAAATGCTGCACGATGTACAGGGCAAGCCCGAACAACATGTGCTGGAACAATTGGGTATCCGTACCATGGCCAAAGCGGTGTACACCACCGAAAACATCGGTCACTATGGACTGGCCTTTGAACACTACTGTCATTTTACTTCACCCATACGCCGTTACCCCGATGTGTTGGTGCACCGCGTGCTGGAATCCGTGTTGCAACAGAAGCCCATCATCGATAAAAAAATGGAAGAGAAATGCAAGCACAGCAGCGAGCGTGAAAGAGCGGCCATGGAATGCGAGCGCGCCGGCAACAAATACAAACAGGTAGAATACATGCGCAATTACCTGGGCGAAACATTCGAGGGTGTGGTGAGTGGTGTTGCCGGTTTTGGTTTCTGGGTAGAAACGATCGAACATAAATGCGAAGGCCTTGTAAGCCTGGTGAGTCTTTCAGACTACGATGATTTCCGGCTGGTAGAAAGTGATTACAGCCTGGTAGGCAGAAGGAGCGGCCGCCAGTTCCGGATGGGTGATAAAGTGTGGATCAAAGTGATCGCTGCTAATTTAGAAAAGCGACAGTTGGATTATGAGTGGGTGATCGATGGCGGCGATGAAAAACTCAAAATTAAGAAGTCAAAAGTCAAGAAGAAGCACTGA
- the lpxK gene encoding tetraacyldisaccharide 4'-kinase, which yields MNFNTIFLKSFRVLLLPVALVYGCIVYIRNRLFDKNYLKSADFNFPLVCVGNLAVGGTGKSPMVEYLVRLLKPQFKVGTLSRGYKRKTRGYALANANTTALEIGDEPMQFHIKFPDIPVAVGEERLVAIPQLLQDAPWLQAIILDDAFQHRSVKAGFNILLTDYSNLYTHDFFLPTGDLRDERSSAKRAQVIVVTKCPADLSLEKKQKIIRSLHPTENQRIFFTTIAYGIPYHICDRNDEWPLTQQDEVLLVCGIANPKPLKDHLLEHTHTYYQQDYSDHHIFSIDDLNDIKKKFRDIHARDKLILTTEKDAVRLSKFTEDLAGLPMYVLPIEPRFLFEEGEQFNAAVTDFIRNFSHQQIV from the coding sequence ATGAATTTTAACACGATCTTTCTCAAATCATTCCGTGTTTTGCTTTTGCCGGTAGCGCTTGTATATGGTTGCATCGTGTACATACGCAACCGCCTCTTCGATAAAAATTACCTCAAATCTGCCGACTTCAATTTTCCACTGGTATGTGTGGGTAACCTGGCGGTAGGGGGAACCGGTAAATCGCCCATGGTAGAATACCTCGTACGGTTATTGAAACCGCAGTTTAAAGTAGGTACGCTGAGCAGGGGCTATAAAAGAAAGACCAGGGGTTATGCACTGGCCAATGCCAATACCACCGCCCTGGAAATAGGCGATGAGCCCATGCAGTTCCACATCAAATTCCCCGATATACCTGTTGCAGTTGGCGAAGAGCGGCTGGTGGCTATACCGCAATTGTTGCAGGATGCTCCCTGGTTACAAGCCATCATTCTAGATGATGCTTTCCAGCACCGTTCTGTAAAAGCGGGGTTCAATATTTTATTAACGGATTACAGTAACCTGTACACGCATGACTTTTTTCTTCCCACGGGCGACCTGCGCGATGAAAGGTCTTCGGCTAAAAGAGCGCAGGTGATCGTGGTAACCAAATGTCCGGCCGACCTGAGCTTGGAGAAAAAGCAGAAGATCATACGCAGCCTGCATCCTACAGAAAATCAGCGCATATTTTTTACTACCATTGCGTATGGCATCCCTTATCACATCTGCGACAGGAATGATGAATGGCCACTTACACAACAGGATGAGGTATTGCTGGTGTGCGGTATTGCCAATCCCAAACCACTGAAAGATCACCTGCTCGAGCATACACATACCTATTATCAGCAGGATTATTCAGACCATCACATTTTTTCCATTGATGACCTCAACGATATCAAAAAAAAATTCAGGGACATCCACGCGCGGGATAAACTGATCCTCACAACAGAAAAAGACGCCGTGCGTTTGTCAAAATTCACAGAAGACCTGGCCGGCTTGCCCATGTATGTATTGCCCATTGAACCCCGTTTCCTGTTTGAAGAAGGTGAACAATTTAATGCGGCGGTTACTGATTTTATCAGGAACTTTAGTCACCAGCAGATAGTATGA
- a CDS encoding 5-formyltetrahydrofolate cyclo-ligase, giving the protein MTKQELRKIYKAKRIAEDPKKRLRLDDLMLLQFQDFDYGGIHSLLTYWPMAEKGEPNTHLFSSYLRHLLPGLRITYPVSDMHTHQMQAMLIDEDTVYRTNEWGITEPQKGTIIDPSEIDMVLVPMLICDAEGYRVGYGKGFYDRYLSQCRKDVVKMGLSYFEPVAYISDRDQFDVPLSFCITPQHIYEF; this is encoded by the coding sequence ATGACCAAACAGGAACTCCGGAAAATATACAAAGCCAAACGCATAGCCGAGGATCCGAAAAAAAGGCTCCGGCTGGATGACCTGATGCTGCTGCAATTCCAGGATTTCGATTACGGAGGCATTCACAGTTTACTTACTTACTGGCCCATGGCCGAAAAAGGGGAACCCAATACGCACCTGTTCAGCAGTTACCTGCGGCACCTGTTACCCGGACTCAGGATCACGTATCCGGTAAGCGATATGCATACGCACCAGATGCAGGCGATGCTCATTGATGAAGACACTGTGTATCGCACCAATGAATGGGGTATTACAGAACCACAAAAGGGAACGATCATAGACCCCTCTGAAATAGACATGGTGCTGGTACCCATGCTCATCTGCGATGCGGAAGGATACCGCGTAGGATATGGTAAGGGCTTTTACGACCGGTATCTGTCGCAATGCAGGAAAGATGTTGTTAAAATGGGATTGTCTTATTTTGAACCGGTAGCGTACATCTCAGACAGAGATCAATTTGATGTACCTTTGTCTTTCTGTATCACACCGCAACACATCTATGAATTTTAA
- the bioD gene encoding dethiobiotin synthase codes for MNPIFITGIGTDVGKTIAAAVVTEALDADYWKPVQAGYAAGTDMLTVGSLVSNPQTTIHPEVYKLSTPASPHIAARNEGLTIDLATIQSAAINIENSIPNKPLVIEGAGGLLVPLNEHETVADMILALRAKVILVSRNYLGSINHSLMTANCCRTYGIPVLGWIFNDDYMQYEQEIVDWTGYPSLGAIHRLEEISSSAIQALALQMKPALMKAIHPTT; via the coding sequence ATGAACCCAATTTTCATTACAGGCATCGGTACCGATGTAGGAAAGACCATTGCAGCGGCTGTGGTAACAGAAGCGCTGGACGCTGATTACTGGAAGCCTGTTCAGGCGGGTTATGCAGCCGGGACAGACATGCTCACCGTTGGCAGCCTGGTCAGTAATCCGCAAACAACGATACACCCCGAAGTGTACAAGCTGTCCACACCAGCCTCCCCGCATATTGCAGCACGCAATGAAGGGCTGACGATTGACCTGGCAACCATTCAATCAGCCGCCATCAACATAGAAAATAGCATTCCCAATAAACCTTTGGTAATAGAAGGAGCAGGCGGTTTATTGGTGCCATTGAATGAACATGAAACGGTGGCAGATATGATCCTGGCGCTGCGCGCAAAAGTGATACTAGTGAGCAGGAACTACCTGGGAAGCATCAACCATTCCCTGATGACGGCGAACTGTTGCAGAACTTACGGCATTCCCGTATTGGGATGGATCTTCAACGATGATTACATGCAGTACGAGCAGGAGATCGTTGACTGGACAGGCTATCCTTCTTTAGGCGCCATACATCGCCTGGAGGAAATTAGCAGTTCAGCCATTCAAGCATTAGCTTTGCAAATGAAGCCCGCATTGATGAAAGCCATCCATCCAACAACATGA
- a CDS encoding RsmD family RNA methyltransferase: protein MRIISGKWGGRRINPPANMPHTRPTTDIAKEGLFNILQNRMNFEGAKTLDLFGGTGSISYELASRGAADLTIIEKDNAMHAFIRKNIDTLGVDNCRVLKMDVFSYLDSVNDGFDFIFAGPPYALGTIDELPKIIVAKKMINAGGFFVLEHTPRNAYERFEGFSFVRNYGTTLFSFFVCS, encoded by the coding sequence ATGAGGATCATATCAGGTAAATGGGGGGGGAGGAGAATCAATCCGCCTGCTAATATGCCGCATACCCGTCCCACTACCGATATTGCCAAGGAAGGCCTCTTCAACATATTGCAGAACCGCATGAATTTTGAAGGAGCCAAAACCCTCGACCTTTTTGGCGGAACAGGCAGCATCAGTTATGAACTGGCTTCACGCGGTGCCGCTGATCTTACCATCATAGAGAAGGACAATGCGATGCATGCTTTCATCCGTAAGAACATAGACACGCTGGGGGTAGACAATTGCCGGGTATTAAAGATGGATGTGTTCTCCTACCTGGATTCAGTGAATGATGGCTTTGATTTTATTTTCGCCGGACCGCCCTATGCACTCGGCACCATTGATGAACTGCCGAAGATCATCGTTGCCAAAAAAATGATCAATGCGGGTGGTTTTTTTGTGCTGGAACATACACCCCGAAATGCCTACGAACGTTTCGAAGGATTCAGCTTCGTACGGAATTATGGAACCACTTTGTTTTCTTTTTTTGTTTGCTCATAA
- a CDS encoding DUF3822 family protein: MARKIVGFYCEDSVTTDKQLVVEIGRHQFACMIKNTETDEVEAFELFQLDETPQEWNDVFYEIRQYSTILQQFCSSIRLFYNFEEAMLMPGEQKNIVAAEDHLSLLYGESEWHELKYDKIGAKDQFLNAYRIQRNIHELAGRYFPSHEVHHVYAPLLEDVLSGHWQDSKFMKLQFYSHHLVLVLINDQQLQLVQSFEYQTAEDILYYLLNTAQQFALPPSSIPVEVSGFFDRDGELHQRLVQLFQTVHLDEMVAGDILQKIADAGYPSHYFTPFFKLADYEDHIR, encoded by the coding sequence ATGGCCAGAAAGATCGTTGGTTTTTATTGTGAAGACAGTGTGACAACTGACAAACAGTTGGTGGTAGAAATTGGCCGGCACCAGTTCGCCTGCATGATTAAAAACACAGAGACGGACGAAGTGGAAGCTTTTGAATTGTTCCAGCTTGATGAAACACCGCAGGAGTGGAATGATGTGTTTTATGAGATCAGGCAGTACTCCACCATATTGCAGCAGTTTTGCAGCAGCATCCGCCTGTTTTATAATTTCGAGGAGGCCATGCTCATGCCCGGAGAGCAAAAGAATATTGTAGCGGCCGAGGATCATCTTTCTTTATTGTATGGAGAATCGGAATGGCATGAACTCAAATACGACAAAATAGGTGCAAAAGACCAGTTCCTGAATGCGTACCGCATACAACGAAACATCCATGAACTGGCAGGACGTTATTTTCCCTCACACGAAGTGCATCATGTATATGCTCCGTTGCTGGAAGATGTTTTGTCGGGACACTGGCAGGACAGTAAGTTCATGAAATTGCAATTCTATAGTCATCACCTGGTACTGGTGTTGATCAACGATCAGCAATTGCAACTGGTACAATCATTCGAATACCAGACAGCAGAAGATATATTGTATTACCTGCTGAATACCGCACAGCAATTTGCATTGCCTCCTTCATCGATACCTGTGGAAGTAAGCGGCTTTTTCGATCGTGATGGAGAGCTGCACCAACGGCTTGTACAACTTTTTCAAACGGTGCATCTCGACGAAATGGTGGCTGGTGATATCTTACAGAAAATAGCAGACGCGGGTTATCCATCACATTATTTCACCCCGTTCTTTAAACTGGCCGATTATGAGGATCATATCAGGTAA
- a CDS encoding MATE family efflux transporter, with protein MNLQVKVTNRQILSIALPISASIVVPQINFITNNIFLGGLGQKSLALAGITGVYYLIFAVVGHGLNNGLQALISRRAGENRIDAIGNLFWQGVRISLVFAAIGILLTWLVAPRVLHWSLHDEEGVKMAVQFLNIRIIGLPFLYVYQMRNALLVGTNQSKYLILGTATEAVVNIFLDYCLIYGKMGLPALGFNGAAYASVVAEIAGLVVIFIVIHAKGISRQLQLFRSWGFDAANTKLILKQSSPLILQHTISITSWEFFYILIEHHGDQALAVSNTMRNIFGFFGCFTWAFAATTNTMVSNIIGQDIHHRVIELIHKLIKWSVGFALIVCVFLNLFPHACLSIYGQGEDFIQAAIPVLRIVSFALVLMSVSVIWLNAVTGTGNSKMNLATETAAIILYCIYNYIVLEKLNLPITWGWASEVIYWSTLLIPSFWYMHSGHWKTRKI; from the coding sequence ATGAATTTACAGGTTAAGGTCACTAACCGCCAGATACTGAGCATTGCCCTGCCGATATCTGCTTCTATAGTGGTACCGCAGATCAATTTTATTACCAACAATATTTTCCTGGGCGGACTGGGACAAAAATCCCTGGCCCTTGCCGGAATCACGGGTGTGTATTATCTCATTTTTGCTGTTGTGGGCCATGGGCTCAACAATGGCTTACAGGCGCTCATTTCCAGGCGCGCCGGCGAGAACCGCATAGACGCCATTGGCAACCTGTTCTGGCAGGGCGTACGTATTTCATTGGTATTTGCGGCCATTGGTATCCTGCTTACCTGGCTGGTGGCTCCCAGGGTGCTGCACTGGTCGCTGCATGATGAAGAAGGGGTAAAAATGGCGGTGCAATTCCTGAATATACGCATCATTGGCTTACCCTTTCTCTATGTATACCAGATGCGTAACGCCTTGTTGGTGGGCACCAATCAAAGTAAGTACCTGATCCTTGGAACGGCTACGGAAGCTGTAGTGAATATTTTTTTGGATTATTGTTTGATCTACGGCAAGATGGGACTGCCTGCGCTTGGATTCAACGGAGCGGCTTATGCATCGGTTGTTGCAGAGATAGCCGGACTGGTTGTTATTTTCATCGTTATCCATGCAAAAGGAATCAGCCGGCAATTACAACTTTTTCGCAGTTGGGGATTTGATGCCGCCAATACAAAACTGATCCTGAAACAATCTTCACCGCTGATATTGCAGCATACCATTAGTATTACCAGTTGGGAATTCTTTTATATCCTGATAGAGCATCATGGCGATCAGGCCCTGGCCGTATCCAACACCATGCGAAACATTTTCGGATTCTTTGGATGTTTCACCTGGGCTTTTGCTGCCACCACCAATACCATGGTTAGTAATATCATTGGTCAGGATATACACCACCGGGTAATAGAATTAATCCATAAATTAATTAAATGGAGCGTGGGATTCGCGCTGATTGTTTGTGTATTCTTAAACCTGTTCCCGCATGCCTGTTTGTCTATTTACGGACAAGGCGAAGATTTTATCCAGGCGGCTATTCCGGTATTGCGTATTGTATCGTTTGCTTTAGTGCTGATGTCTGTTTCAGTGATCTGGTTGAATGCAGTTACCGGTACTGGTAATTCTAAAATGAACCTCGCAACAGAAACTGCTGCAATCATTTTGTACTGCATCTATAACTATATAGTGCTTGAGAAGCTCAACCTTCCCATTACCTGGGGATGGGCCAGCGAAGTGATCTACTGGTCTACCCTGTTAATTCCTTCATTCTGGTATATGCACAGCGGGCATTGGAAAACGAGAAAAATTTGA
- a CDS encoding antitoxin Xre/MbcA/ParS toxin-binding domain-containing protein has protein sequence MDTSVIHTPKKRSSRKLLDQLEQAVKKSSSANLIAWDILGGSSLSAPLSMNDFVKATDKGIPKRAVMNLAEVMDVPMKEMAPLLNVSYKTLSRKRTTDVLDALTSSLSIELASTVARGLSLFESREKFNHWLQKKNRSLDGFTPFQYLNTPTGIRTVNRILGRLEEGIYT, from the coding sequence ATGGATACAAGCGTCATTCATACCCCAAAAAAACGCAGCTCCCGGAAATTACTCGATCAACTGGAGCAGGCAGTGAAAAAAAGCAGTTCAGCTAATCTTATCGCATGGGATATCCTGGGAGGCAGTTCATTATCTGCGCCCTTGTCAATGAACGACTTTGTAAAAGCAACCGATAAGGGCATTCCCAAACGTGCTGTCATGAACCTGGCTGAAGTCATGGACGTACCCATGAAAGAAATGGCGCCTCTTTTAAATGTCTCCTATAAAACACTGAGTAGAAAAAGAACCACAGATGTGTTAGATGCCCTAACATCTTCCCTTTCCATAGAACTTGCAAGCACAGTGGCAAGAGGTTTATCGCTCTTTGAAAGCCGTGAGAAATTCAACCACTGGTTACAAAAAAAGAACAGGTCATTGGATGGCTTTACACCGTTCCAATACCTGAATACCCCTACCGGTATCAGAACCGTCAACCGCATCCTGGGCAGGTTAGAAGAAGGCATTTACACTTAA
- a CDS encoding RES family NAD+ phosphorylase, with the protein MFVYRIVKSKKRTTDLSGIGAFYEGGRWNNEGVFALYTSEHEALALLEVLVHVQETELPPDMYVTRIEIGDAAPILAYPDKRLPKSWRMPGNIALKTLGDRILESNEYIGIKVRSAVMPTAYNYILNPRYPRYYDLVKVKDVYRLEVDKRL; encoded by the coding sequence ATGTTTGTTTACCGCATTGTAAAAAGCAAAAAGAGAACAACCGATCTTTCCGGCATCGGCGCCTTTTATGAAGGCGGCCGGTGGAACAATGAAGGGGTATTTGCTTTATATACCAGTGAGCACGAAGCGCTTGCCCTGCTGGAAGTACTGGTGCATGTGCAGGAAACGGAACTGCCACCGGATATGTATGTTACCAGGATTGAAATAGGTGACGCTGCTCCGATACTCGCCTATCCCGACAAAAGACTCCCAAAAAGCTGGCGCATGCCCGGTAATATTGCACTGAAGACACTGGGCGACCGGATACTTGAATCGAATGAATACATTGGCATCAAAGTACGCTCGGCTGTAATGCCTACTGCTTACAATTATATATTGAATCCCAGGTATCCGCGTTATTACGACCTGGTGAAAGTAAAAGATGTATATCGGCTGGAGGTGGATAAACGGCTGTAA
- a CDS encoding LacI family DNA-binding transcriptional regulator — translation MTKPATLKEIARRLNVSVSTVSRALHDHPSIGLRTRTQVHQLAQELNYEPNKTAIFFKQGKTFTIGVILPNLSEEFFSMAITGIEQTALKHSYNVLMGQSHDLPELEKRITATMKDHRVDGLIISLAKDSKDFEHFNQLDKYNIPVVFFDRIPPQKTAHYVSCNLRPGISQAVQFLIKKSHKRIALINGPSSLLATKERMEGYTAALHAKKIKIDMGLVVSTDLSTGGTEDAMKQLLALKNPPTAIITFNDYVALDAIRYARRHHKKINQDLSFVSCANLPITHYLDTPPLASVEQFPREQGEKAMEIMLQLLTRGEELKQKGQFFQTELESRLELIEP, via the coding sequence ATGACCAAACCAGCCACGCTTAAAGAAATTGCCCGCAGACTCAATGTTTCCGTATCTACGGTCTCACGAGCCCTGCACGATCACCCTAGTATCGGCCTGCGTACCCGTACACAGGTGCATCAACTGGCGCAGGAACTCAATTACGAGCCAAACAAAACCGCTATTTTCTTTAAGCAGGGCAAGACATTCACCATTGGCGTCATCCTGCCCAATTTGTCGGAAGAATTTTTCTCCATGGCCATTACCGGTATCGAACAAACCGCTCTGAAACATAGCTATAATGTACTGATGGGCCAGTCGCACGACTTGCCCGAACTGGAAAAACGGATCACTGCTACCATGAAAGACCACCGGGTAGACGGATTGATCATTTCCCTGGCGAAGGACAGCAAAGATTTTGAACATTTCAACCAGTTGGATAAATACAATATTCCCGTTGTATTCTTCGATCGCATTCCTCCCCAGAAGACTGCGCACTATGTGAGCTGCAACCTGCGTCCGGGTATTTCGCAGGCCGTGCAGTTCCTCATCAAAAAAAGTCACAAACGCATTGCATTGATCAACGGGCCATCCTCATTGCTGGCTACCAAAGAGCGCATGGAAGGATATACTGCAGCACTGCACGCCAAGAAGATCAAGATAGATATGGGACTGGTGGTATCCACCGATCTTTCTACCGGCGGAACAGAAGATGCCATGAAACAACTGCTGGCATTGAAGAACCCGCCAACGGCTATTATCACGTTCAACGATTATGTGGCCCTCGACGCCATCCGTTATGCCCGCAGGCATCATAAAAAGATCAATCAGGATCTTTCTTTTGTCAGTTGCGCCAACCTGCCCATCACCCATTATCTCGATACCCCACCGCTGGCATCTGTAGAACAGTTCCCGCGCGAACAAGGTGAAAAAGCCATGGAGATCATGCTGCAACTGCTTACCCGAGGCGAAGAACTCAAACAAAAGGGACAGTTTTTTCAAACAGAACTCGAAAGTCGCCTGGAATTGATCGAACCTTGA